CATTTGATCAAGACCTAGTCTTAATTTTTAGAAAAGATAGAAAGAATTATCAATTTTTAATTTCGGCCAATGCACAATATCCAAGAATGTATTTGACTAAACAAAACATTGCAAATCCTGATAAAGCACCTATTTTTGTCATGGTTTTAAGAAAATACTTAGAAGGTTCAGTTTTGCAATCGATTGAGCAAGTTGGCTTAGGCCGAATTGTCAACTTTCATTTTAGTAATCGAAATGAACTTGGTGATCAAGTCAAGCTCGTGCTTTCTGTAGAATTAATGGGACGTCATAGTAATGTCATCCTTTATAATCAAGAAGACAATCACATTATTGATTTACTTAAGCGAATTAATCCTGATGAAAATAGAGCGCGTGTTTTACTGCCAAAAGCAAAATATGAGTTGCCCCCACTAAAACCAGGATTAAATGGGTTGACTCTATCAGAAAGTGAATTTAAACAATTAAGTAGTGAAAACCAGCCTAATGAAATTGCTCAAAAAATGGATGGCTTAGATAAAGATGATCGAACTGAATTATTAGGCTATCTTGAAGACGATTACACTTATTCATCTTTTAAGATCTTTTTTAATCAGTTTGACAATCCGCGTGCTTTTATTTTAAAAACACCTAGAAATAAGCGTAAGATTTTTTGTTATTTGCCCTATCATTTAGATTTAGAGAAAGAAAGCTCTAATCCAGATCTGAATGCTGGCTTAGATGAATTTTATGAATATCAGGCAACACGTGATTGGGTTAAGCAGCGTGCAGGACAAGTTGAACGTGTAGTTAAGAATGAGCAAAAGAAACTAACTAAGAAAGTTAAAAAACTTGAGAAGCAATTAGATCTTGCTGAAAATTCAGAGGGCTATAGAATTAAAGGCGAAATTTTAAATGCAAATTTGGCTCAAGTAAAACCTGGAATGACTAAAGTTTCATTACCTAACTATTACGAAAATAATGCTCCATTAGAGATTAAATTAGATCCTGCTCTCTCCCCTGCTCGTAATGCGCAAAAGTATTTTACTCGTTACAAAAAGTTACGTGATTCTATTAAGCACATTAATGAACAGCTTCGTATTGCTAAGGATGATATTCGTTACTTTGATTCAATTCAAACAGCTATTGACAATGCGAATCCACAGGATATTGATCAAATTACAGATGAATTGATTAATCAAGGATATTTACGTAAACAAAAGAAAAATAAGCGTAGGAAGAAAATCACTGAACGCAATTTAAATGAATTTAAACTTTCATCTGGTAAACACGTATTGGTTGGTAAAAACAACTATCAAAACGATTGGCTTACTCTTAAAAAAGCTAATAAATCTGATTACTGGTTTCATGTTAAGAATATGCCAGGCTCACATGTGATCTTACGCGATGATCAGCCTACTGATCAAGATATTAAAGAAGCGGCTGAGATTGCAGCTTACTTTTCTAAGGCTAAAAATTCCGCTCACGTACAAGTTGATTATGTGCAAGACAAGCGTGTGAAAAAGCCTAATGGTGCTAAACCAGGATTTGTAATCTACACTGGACAAAATTCAATTGAAGTAACTCCTGAAGAAAAGGAAATTATGAATAAAAAAATTGAAAAATAAAAATCATCGAACTAGTTAGTTCAATGATTCTCATAAATGCAAAGTCATATCGACTTTGCATTTTGTTTTGCTTATTAAATAGGTTGAGTAGTTAAAGCCAATGATTCTAGAACGTCTAAAATCAATTCCGCTGTTTCGATACTTGAGAAAACAGGAATATGTGTATTCAGCGCTTCATCTCTGATGCGCGATGCATCTTCGCTAGCTGCATCAGACAAATTAGTAATATTAATAACCATGACGATCTTATGTTGACGAATTTTATCTAGTAGATTTCTAGGGTCTTTATGAACCTTCTCCACTACTCCAGTAGTAATCCCAGCTTCCGCAAACATATTAGCTGTTCCTTCGGTCGCAATTAATTTGAAACCCAAGCGATCAAATCGGCGAGCTAGTTGGGTCACGCGATTCTTGTCTTCATCTCTGACTGAAATAAAGATTGTTCCATAACTTGGAATATGTAAATCACTTGCTTCATATCCTTTGTATAAAGCCTTAGCTAGTTGAGTATCTCGACCCATTACAGAACCTGAGGATTTCATATTTGAATCGAAAGTATTACCACTTGAATAATTAAGAAATGAAAATACTGGCATTTTAATATGAATAAAATCGCTGTTTTGCCATAGACCATTAGGATATCCTAGCTCTGCTAAATTTTTGCCAATTAAAGCTTCTGTAGCACAAGTAGTGATATCCTTATCTAGTGATTTTGATAAAAATGCTACATTATGACCTGCATATGGTTTAATTTGCAATAGATATAGGTCATTATCAACGAATAAATAGTGCAGATTAAAAATACCTTTTGTTTTCAGCTGCTTAATTAATTTAATTGACTCTTGCTCAATCTTTTTTTGCTGCTCTTCGGTTAAATTTTGCGGCTGAATCACTGCAATTGAATCAGAGGCATGCGAACCTGTTTGCTCTAGATGTTCAATTATACCGGGCAAAGTTACATTGGTACCATCAGAGATAGCCGTTACCTCATATTTGTGTCCCTCAATAAAGCGAGAAATAGTTATTTGATCAAGTTGGTTTTCTGCTAAATATTTCTCTATTGCAGGAACATCATAAACAACTGCAGATTTTTTCTTGTTTTCTTTATTCATACCGCCAATTAAAAGTGGAAAACCATATTTAGAAGCAAAAGCGAAAACCTGGTCTGTATCAGTTGTTTTATTTAATGCCGGGACCCGCTTTAAGGTAGTAAATTGTTGATCAAGCAAAGTAGTAATCTTATCCCGCGGATCGTCGTTTGCCTTTTGCCCAATAACGTGCAAACCACATTTTTCCAACTCTTTACTCAATGCACTGATTCTTTTGCCAGAAAATTGAACTAATACATCAGAAATATTTTCTCTTTTAGCAACAGTTAGAATATTTTCAACTGTAATGGAATCAAAATAAACTCGGTCAATATTCTTATACCTTGATGAAATCGATTCGTCATTATTTGATAGAAGCACAGTAACATAGCCATACTTATGTAAAGTATCGGCCGCGTGAGCAATCATATAGTCAAACTCGCTAGTAACCGAAACTTGAAGCGGCAACATGCCCAAAATCAAGATCTTTTTTTCAGCATTTAAAGCTTTTGCTTCATTTTGAACATCATATGCACTGTAGTAAGCACAAACATTAGGTTTATATATACCTGCTGAGCCGTCGATCTTCAAATATGATGGCTGCAAGTCAATTTTATTAATCAAAGAGCGAACTTCAGTAACTGATTTTTGTAAAATCTTAGCTAATAATGGGTTAAAGAATCCATAGTCTTTAGCTTCTTGCAGCAAATCACGCGAAGGCTGCTCCTTCTCTTGTAATAACTTTTTGCCAAGTCTTACAATGTGAAGCAATTTCTGATAATAAACCGGATGCAAATGTGTTACTTTTTGTAATTCAGAATATGGAATATCTTGATCAATTGCGGCTAATAATTTAACTAAATGCAATTCATCAGGATGTGCCAAATCATTCAAAATATCTGCAGTGGATTTTTCTTTTTCTTTTATAAAAGCATGCCAACCCAGTTCTAAATTAATAGTTGCATCTAAGCCTTTCAGAAAAGCAGTTTCAAAATTACGCCCTACACCCATTGCTTCTCCACTTGCTTGCATGCGACTTCCTAGCAAATAGTGGTTATAACCGGATTCAGCAAATGACCAATATGGCATTTTAATTGCTACTGCATCTAAGGTGGGTTCAATTGAGGCATTAAGTCCAGATAGAGGATCGGTAATCTCATTCAGTCGATAACCGATAGCAACTTTGCTAACGACATATCCCACATCATACATTCCAATTCTTTGAGCCCAAACAGAACTTCGCGTCAAACGCGGACGAATCGTCAAAAGCTTAGATCGAATTTGAGTTCCATGGTGTTTAATCGCAAAATGAAAACTAGCAAATCCAATGAGATCAAGATTAGACATGATTTTTCTAACGGTTATTCTTAACTCTTGAATATGATCATTGCTTAGGGTTAATGATGGCATCACAACTGCAGAGTCACCTGAATTAATACCTACAGCTTCAATAGATCCCGCAAAATTGATAAAAGCTAAATTGCCATCCTTATCACGGATTACGTCAACAATTACTTCTTCCCAACTAGATAAGTCTTCAGTTAAGCGATAATTCTTCCATGTAAAATTATCATTTTGCTTTTCTTCTTTAAAGTAACTGATTAAATCGGTAGGATTTGCAAATTGCAAATGTTCGTTGTGTACAAAACGGTTGTACTTAGTAACTAATACGGGAAAAGTGACTTTGTCGTTAATGCTTTCTAGCGCATTATCTAAATTATCCTGAATACTCTGATTAAGTTCCCAAGATTGCCCGGTATCAATATGTAGCTTAGTAAGCAACTTTGTCTTTTTCTGTTGATTCCCCATTTGTAGAGCACGCGAATTCAATGTTAGTAACTGAATTCCCATTTGTTCTAAAATGCCATCTTGTAATAACTTATGTGCAACCTTTAAACCATTAGTTGAACCATAAGCTGTCATAATTGCATCTGGCTCTTCCATCCGTAGAATTCTTTTCAGGAAGTCGAGAGTCATCGGTTCAAGATAGACTGTTACACCAGATTTTTTATCAGTTGAAATTGTAGCTGGATTAGGATTGACTAGCACAACTTGAATGCCTTCTTCTGTCAAAGCATCAATTGCTTCTGTTGCCATAAGATCCATTTCTGCTACACTACCGATTAAAGTAGGGCCTGATCCGATAATTAAAACTTTATCTAAATCGTTTTCTAATGGCATATAACTACCCCATCATCTGTAAAAAATAATCAAAAATTTCATCTGCATCATTAGTGCCTGGTGCTCCTTCAGGATTAAAAGCAGTGGCGATCAATTTGTCCTTACTGTTCCAGAAGCCCGCCATCAGTTCACTGTGTAGATCAAAGTATTCACGATTCATATTCATCTTCACACTATCAGGCAACACTAGTTGGTCAATATTCATCGCTGTTTGCCAGATAGCATTACTATTTTGTTCAATCACTGGATAATTAATACCATCAAATTCTTGTGGTAATTGAACCAGTTCAAAGCCGAGATAATCGCTCAAAGTTAAAAAACCTAATCCGATTCCTAAAATTGGATACTTACCATAAAAATGATCTAAAACTGGCGTTAGCTGATTAATTACTTCTTCTGGTTTTCCTGGCCCATTTGAAATAATTATTCCTTCAGGACGTAAGTTTTCAATATCAATCGGACTGGCACTGTATGGTAAAACTGTCGTATTTACTTTTCGTAAAGATAAAGCACGCAGCATTGAGTGCTTTAGCCCAAGATCTAGCACAGCTACAGTTCGTCCAACATTAGGGGATGCATATGCATTCTTAGTTGAAACAGTCGCAGATTTATTTTTAGGTAAAACTAGTGCTTTAATCTGATCAAAGGCATGCTCGTCATTAGTATCCATGATCGAAGCCTTAATTGTACCTTCTTCCATTAGACGATGAACTAAAGCACGAGTGTCAACTTTGAAAATTGCAGGGATGTTCTTTTCTTTCAAAAAAGAACTTAAATCTTCAAAATTTTCACTATCTGAAATATTTAATGCAATATCGTTAGCAATAATCCCTTTAACTACGGGATCAATACTTTCATAATCAATGGCATTAATACCGTTATTACCAATCATTGGTGAAGTAAAGACTAAAATTTTACCAGCATTAGTAGGATCTGTTAATGCTTCTTGGTAGCCAAAATTAGCCGTTTGAATTGCTAATTCACCGGTTGAAATAATACTGGCACCAATTCCTTCACCTGGAAATGAACTGCCATCTTCTAAAATCAAATAACGTTTCATATTATCACTTACTTGTTTGTTCTAGTTGAGCCAACGTTTCTTGAAAAATTTGTGGTGGTTCTACACTAAACTCTAGCCATTCGCCAGTACTTGGATGTTTAAATCCTAATACTTTAGCATGCAAAAATTGACCATGACCTTTCAAGGTTTTACGTGGACCGTATAATGGGTCTCCTGCAACCGGATGTCCAATATAGTCAAGATGAACTCTAATTTGATGGGTTCTTCCAGTTTCAAGCTGACACTCAATTAAGCTATAATCCTTGAACTGCTCAAGCACCTTGAAGTGAGTAATAGCTTTTTTGCCTGTTTCAACTACCGCCATTTTCTTGCGGTCATATGGATTGCGACCAATTGGTGCATCAATTACCCCATTTTCTTCCGCAAAATTACCATGAACAATTGCCCAATAAAGACGTTTGTTAGTCTTATGAGCCAATTGATCTTCTAATGATTCACGAGCCTTGGCGGTCTTAGCGATCATTAATAAACCAGATGTATCTTTATCAATCCGGTGGACAATTCCAGGACGAAATCCTTCTGGTGATTGTGCTAAGGCCTTGGTGTGATATAACAACGCATTTACTAAAGTATGATCTGGATGACCTGGTGCGGGATGCACTACCATACCTTGAGGCTTGTTAACTACAATGACATCATCGTCTTCATACACGATATCAAGTGGAATATTTTCGGGTATAACATCTAACGGTTTAACCGCTGGAATATTAACTTCGATTTTATCTCCCGCCTGAATCTTATAAGATACTTTTTCGACTTTGCCATTAACTAGGATATTTTGGTCTTTAACCAGTTCTTTAACTCTAGTTCGAGATAGATCAGGAATTTGTTCTGAAACAAACTTATCTAAACGTCCCTTTTCGTTTTTTACTTCAAGTGAATATTCTTTAGTCATGTTGTTCTTCCTTACCTTCAATAAAAATTAAGTAAATGAACACAAGGATTACTCCAACAGTAATTGCGGAATCCGCAATATTAAAAATGTTGAAGTGAACAAAATCAAGCTGAAGCATATCAACTACATATTTTAAATGCAAACGATCAATAAAATTACCAACAATTCCACCTAAGATGAGGGCTAAACCCGCATCAAACAAGGTATTCTTGTACTTTTTGTTAAAAAGAAAATACAAGCAAACACTAATGGCAATAATACTGATAATGTAAAAAAGCCACATTTGACCAGTTAAAATGTTCCAAGCCGCGCCATTATTTTGTAGATAATTAAAAGAAAGAATTCCAGGAATAATCTGGTGTACTTCTCCTATAGCATAATGAGCAACAATATAATTTTTTAGTCCTTGATCAGCAAGAACGACAACTAATGAAATAATTAAATATAAAAATTGCATATTTTTTAGAATAATCCACTAATTTTACCATTGTTATCAACGTCAATGTCTAAGGCTGCAGGATGCTTAGGTAAACCAGGCATATCTAGCACGTGACCAGTAGTGACTACGATAAAACGAGCTCCATTTTTTAAACTAATTCCCTTTACATGAAGCTTAAAATCAGTTGGAGCACCTAATTCATTCTTATTATCAGTGAATGAATATTGTGTTTTAGCGATAATTACAGGTAAGTTAGCCTTGTCTAACTTTCTTAATTCTTCGATTTGTTTTTCAGCTTTTTCGCTGTATTCAACTCCGGCTGCATGATAAATCTTAGTGGCGACTTTTTTAATTTTATCTTTAACATCGTCATTATCTGCGTATGTTGGAGTTAAATTTGCTGCATTAGAATTAGCTAAATTAATCACAGCTTGAGCAGCTTTAATGCCACCTTTTGAACCTTCACCATGGTAAGTAACCACTTGAGCTTGAACGGCCTGTTCTTCAATTAATTGCTTAAGTAAAGCGAGTTCTTGTTCAGTATCTGAAGCAAAACGATTGATCAAGACAATTACTGGTACATTGTATGAACGCATATTATTCATGTGTCGTTCTAGATTCTTAAATCCTTCTTTCAATGCATCCAAGTTTTCTTCATTTAAATGATCAGTTGAGCCTAATGCCTGATATTTTAAAGCACGAACAGTTGCTACAACTACTGCAGCATCGGGCGTCTTGTCCAGATGTCTTGAGACAAAGTCCATGAACTTTTGCCCACCAAGATCACTACCAAAGCCGGCCTCAGTTAATACATAGTCGCTTAAATGCAAAGCCAAGTTTGTCGCAATGACGGAATTGGCTCCATGTGCGATATTAGCAAAAGGCCCCCCGTGCACTAATGCTGGTGTGTGTTCCAAGGTCTGTACTAAGTTAGGCTTCAGCGCATTAGACAATAGTGCAGCAATTGCACCTTGGAATCCTAACTGTTTAACATAAACCGGCTCATCATCTTTAGTGTAGCCAACTAGCATATCACCAATTCTACTCTTTAAGTCGTTGATATCTGTTGCTAAACAGAGAATTGCCATTAATTCATTAGCAACAGTAATAGCAAAACTAGCTTGGTGCTCAACACCATTGAATTTAGAGCCTTGACCAACCGTGATTTTTCTTAAAGCACGGTCATTAACATCAAGCCCACGCTTAAGTAAAATTCGGTCAGGATCAAGATTTAGGCTATTGTCTTGGTAGATGTAGTTATCAACTAAAGCTGCAAGTGTGTCAATTGCGGCAGTTAAAGCATGCATATCTCCTGTGAAGTGTAGGTTGATATCTTCCATAGGGATGATTTGTGCTTTCCCACCACCTGTAGCACCGCCTTTTAATCCAAAAACAGGTCCCATCGAAGGTTCACGCAAGGCGATCATCGCATTCTGGTGCAACTGATTGTGAATTGCATCCCCCAAGCCAATTGTAATCGTTGACTTACCTTCCCCAGCGGGAGTAGGAGAAATTGAGGTTACTAATACTAATTTACCTAACTTTTTACTAGCACGAGTCCTGTTAATGGCTTGCCAAGTAATCTTAGCCTTATCATGACCATAAGGTTCTAAGTCTTCCTCTTTCAAGCCTACCTTAGCGGCTATTTCATTAATAGGTAATTCTTTGGTTTCTTGTGCGATTTCAATATCTGATTTCATTATTGCTTATTCTTCTTTCTAGACATCATTAAAACAGAATAGCTTTGGTAATCACTTTTTAGTTGATAAACTTGAAAATTACGCCAACTTGAAAGCAAAGTCATTTGATTGATTTTTACTTTTGAACGATATGGCAACTTGAGTAATATTTTGTCTCCACCCTTTTGCAAGTAAGAAAAGGACCAAGTATAAACTGCTAAAAGTAAGAAAATGATACCAACTACTATTCCAGGTATACTAATTGCTTTGTTCCCTTCATAGCCCAAAATAAAGGCGATAAATAGAACGATTAAGAGCCAAGAATAATAGATAATTCCTGCAACTCCTAGAAACATGAAATGCCGTTTAGATTTTAGAATTTAGATCACACCCTATTTATTTAATCATGTCTATTGTATCAAAGATTTAATCAAAATAAGAGGGTTGAACTTACAGCAATTAAATATAAGTCCAATCCTCTATCACATTTATTTACTTTACTACTGCTATTTCGTCTCTAACCTTTATATTGCTTGAATCGATGCCAGGTTTTTGACCGTGAAGATTAAAGTCTAAATCAACTGTCGGTTGAAACAGTAAGACATGTGTTGAACCACCAAAGTGGAACATGCCCAATTGCTCACCTTTTTTGACATGCTGTCCAATACGAACAGTAATTTCGTTGTTTGATACATCTCCCATACCTACGGCTACAAAGCACATCAGGCCTATCTTAGGGTTATCAGCTTGAATAAAGATTACAGCACGTGTTGCAGTTGAAGTTAAAAAGGCTTGTGAGTCATTAGCAGCTACTGGATCAGCACCATTTGGATTTTCGAAACCTTGACTTAACGCTTCACCATAGTAGCTACCATTGATGTGATATGCTTTAACAATCTTACCACTAACTGGACTGTTCCAACGGTGATAGCTTAAGGCGCTTAAAAATGCCTGATAAATAGTGCCACCCTCGAATTTAGAAGTCCAAGGATCATTATGAAGTAGATCAAGCAAGGAATATGGGTGCCCCTTGATCCAAAACTTATTTTTCAAAGGAACATGCTCTACTTCTTTTGAGTTAGATTGAGAAGTTGTTGATGTATTTCCTGGATAATCACCAGTTTTCGTATCATCAGTGTCTGAACCTAGTGAAATGTACGTGATCTTAATAGGTTCAAAGTGATCATCACCATGTTTAACAACTTCAACAGCTTTGGCATTTCGATTTGGAGTATAACCTTGAATTTCTGGGGCATTGTATTCACTAAAACTACTAATTGTCCAGTTACTATACTTAATCACCTTCCCTGTTACTTCATCTAATGTCGCAGTTCTCGTTAGCGTTATCAATTGACTAGCATCAATGGTACTGCCATCAGGTCTGACTACCGTAATTTGACGTTTGATCATTTCGTTTAAATCATTTTGACTAACACCAGTTAGATAATTCTTACTTGGATTATCTGGCAACTTATCAGTTGACTGCTTTGGACCATTTGGTGTGATAACTATTACTTTATGCTTCAAATGAATATCAATTGGATCATTGTCAGAAGCTTTAAATTTATAGCTGGTTGGTAACATACTTACTAATTCATAACCTGCGGGGATGATAAAGTCACCATCATGATAGGTTAGTTTCTTCAGCTTGGCCTTGACCGATTTCTGCCTTATTAGCATTGGCATCCTGGTTAGGCTGAACTTCGATTGGCTTAGCAGTTGCACTAGGCTGCTCTACCCCCCCATTTTGAGTTTGAACATTAGAATTTTTTACTTTGCTTTCAACTAATTGTCTAGCTTTAATAGTTGATTCGGGTTTAGAGACTGTCAAATTATTTTCTGTATGATTTTCAACAGAATTATCTGCAGTATTATCGTTTTCTTGAGAAGTTGGTTCAGCAGCCTTACCAGAAACATCATCTGTTTTATCTTTATTTAAACCAGCTTGCACAGAAGAATCTGCTTTCTTCTGTACTACTTTCGCAGTTTGCACACCGCTATCTACCGTACTTGCTTGTACAGTATTTGTATTAATCGCACCAACGTAAAACAAAGTTGATAACAACACTGAAGTGACACCGATAGATAATTTACGTATTCCAAAATGCTGAACTTGATCCGCATTTTGCTGTAATTCATTTTTCAGTGTTTTCTTTCCTGTCAAAGTCATATCAATCATTCTTCCTTATGTATGAATAAATTTTTCACATCATTATCTAGCAATTGTTATTATAATCTTGTTTGTAGTTATCGTATCAATGAAACACAACACAAAAGCTCTGGTCTTATTTTTAATAAAATTTCAGATTAAAAAAGCCGCGTCCGGTTTAGGGATGCGACTCGTCGATGTTATTAATTTTTTAAATATTCATCTAGTCTTTGTAAAATCTCGGCTCTTAGTGATTCAATTCTCTTAGCTATTGATTGCCACATGAATTTATCTTCAAAGCGGTCACAATAAGAGTAATATTCAGCTTCATTTATGTATTCTAATGCAGATAATGGATCTTCATCTGTACCATACCCTTTGTACAAACATAGCGCTAAACGATAATAAATATCTGATTTAATATCATCATCAATACCAGATTTATTAGCAAAATCTTCTGCTTTGATATAGTACTCAAGAGCCAAGTTGTAATTTTGTTTTATTGCATCTCCATAGAAGTAACTATCTCCTACTTTATAACAGGCTTCTGCACTACCGTCATCTGCGGCAATCTTAAAGCAGTAAAACGCCTTCTTGTAATCACGCTTCCCTGTACGACCATATTCATAAATATAGCCCAAATTACAGATAGCTTGAGTGTTACCTAGCTTTGCTGCATATTCATAATATTTTTGTGCTTTTAGGTAATCACCATTGCGGTAGGCCTCAGCGCCTATATCTAATAATTTATTTGATTTTTGTAATTTATCGTCTTCATCCATTATTCTGTCCTGATTATATCAAAATCTCTGAAAACCATGTTTATCGATAATTTAACACCATATCGATTATATCCTGTGCTTGCTGCAAATCTGCAGAACTGATCACTTTGACTTTATCTGGTATTTTAAAATCTTTATAATAGCCAACAAAACGTTTAATTATATCCATATTCACTGAATATTCTCGATCACGATTGCGCTGCACAAGAGTTTTTAATGCATGATCTAGAGACTCCTCACTGAATGGATCTTTGGAGTCCAATAATGGCTTAAAACAATCAATGACATATACTTGATAATCGACTGGCACTCTTTTCAGAATATCGCTGATTGGATTGAATCCATGACCAGCCAGATTCGTATTATCTATGACAGTTGGCAACTTATTCTGCAAACGTGTGTCTAGTTCTTCATAAAAAATATGCCATACAATTGATTCTGTTTGCGGGACAAAATTTATCTGAGTGTGACCATTATTAGAATTGATCCCATTTAGGCGAATTCTAATTTCATCTCCAGAAATAGTATAGTTTTGTAAATTATTCATCTTAATAAAACTAGATTTACCAGACGCTTGTGGTCCTAGCATTAAGATTAAAGGTATCTTTTTCATTTTATTGGTCATCCTGATAGAATAAATCTCTAAATTTCTTGTGTTTATACTGTTGTGCAAGTTGCGGTGTCTTCCAAGCAACACTATTTGTCCATAGTCCTGCACCCTCACCAATAACTACAACTGACTGACCGTTTTCAGTATGAGCACCATAATAAATACCATCACCAGCACCTTGCATCCAGGTACGGACATTCAAGTAATCAATGTTATGGATCTTCTTCCCTATCATCTGTGCCATGCCCCAATTCTTAGTAGCATTTCTATAAGACCTGGACATGTCGCTATATAAATGCTCGTTAGCAAATTTAACGTTAATTTTATGTAACTCTAGTGAACTGTAGCCATCATTGATTTTATTTTGACTAATCTTAATAGTTTCTAGTTTGTCATCATCAGCAGGATAAGTATACCAAGTTCCTTGTAGTTCTTTTGGTACATTTAATAGTCCATCATCTCCAGGCAAGTTAGATTTTTTACCAGTAGAATTCGAAGAAGCATTATTAGAATCTGAACGTTCATCGTTAACTTTGGCATTTTTAGCCAAGCTATTCACCAACTTGTCTGAATCCCGTTTGTTCAAATAAGCAATCATTTCTTTCATGGTAACTGATTCTAGCTTTTTACCATTTAAAAAGAGATAATAAATATTTTTACTATTTACTTGTTTCAGAGTATATCCTGCATTTTCGGAAACCATGTAGGCTACTCCGCTACCTTCATTCATATATGAATAATCTGATTGATTCTTCAAGTCAACTTCGAGC
This is a stretch of genomic DNA from Lactobacillus crispatus. It encodes these proteins:
- a CDS encoding YSIRK-type signal peptide-containing protein, which encodes MTLTGKKTLKNELQQNADQVQHFGIRKLSIGVTSVLLSTLFYVGAINTNTVQASTVDSGVQTAKVVQKKADSSVQAGLNKDKTDDVSGKAAEPTSQENDNTADNSVENHTENNLTVSKPESTIKARQLVESKVKNSNVQTQNGGVEQPSATAKPIEVQPNQDANANKAEIGQGQAEETNLS
- a CDS encoding formate--tetrahydrofolate ligase; protein product: MKSDIEIAQETKELPINEIAAKVGLKEEDLEPYGHDKAKITWQAINRTRASKKLGKLVLVTSISPTPAGEGKSTITIGLGDAIHNQLHQNAMIALREPSMGPVFGLKGGATGGGKAQIIPMEDINLHFTGDMHALTAAIDTLAALVDNYIYQDNSLNLDPDRILLKRGLDVNDRALRKITVGQGSKFNGVEHQASFAITVANELMAILCLATDINDLKSRIGDMLVGYTKDDEPVYVKQLGFQGAIAALLSNALKPNLVQTLEHTPALVHGGPFANIAHGANSVIATNLALHLSDYVLTEAGFGSDLGGQKFMDFVSRHLDKTPDAAVVVATVRALKYQALGSTDHLNEENLDALKEGFKNLERHMNNMRSYNVPVIVLINRFASDTEQELALLKQLIEEQAVQAQVVTYHGEGSKGGIKAAQAVINLANSNAANLTPTYADNDDVKDKIKKVATKIYHAAGVEYSEKAEKQIEELRKLDKANLPVIIAKTQYSFTDNKNELGAPTDFKLHVKGISLKNGARFIVVTTGHVLDMPGLPKHPAALDIDVDNNGKISGLF
- a CDS encoding tetratricopeptide repeat protein gives rise to the protein MDEDDKLQKSNKLLDIGAEAYRNGDYLKAQKYYEYAAKLGNTQAICNLGYIYEYGRTGKRDYKKAFYCFKIAADDGSAEACYKVGDSYFYGDAIKQNYNLALEYYIKAEDFANKSGIDDDIKSDIYYRLALCLYKGYGTDEDPLSALEYINEAEYYSYCDRFEDKFMWQSIAKRIESLRAEILQRLDEYLKN
- a CDS encoding phosphatidylserine decarboxylase — encoded protein: MLIRQKSVKAKLKKLTYHDGDFIIPAGYELVSMLPTSYKFKASDNDPIDIHLKHKVIVITPNGPKQSTDKLPDNPSKNYLTGVSQNDLNEMIKRQITVVRPDGSTIDASQLITLTRTATLDEVTGKVIKYSNWTISSFSEYNAPEIQGYTPNRNAKAVEVVKHGDDHFEPIKITYISLGSDTDDTKTGDYPGNTSTTSQSNSKEVEHVPLKNKFWIKGHPYSLLDLLHNDPWTSKFEGGTIYQAFLSALSYHRWNSPVSGKIVKAYHINGSYYGEALSQGFENPNGADPVAANDSQAFLTSTATRAVIFIQADNPKIGLMCFVAVGMGDVSNNEITVRIGQHVKKGEQLGMFHFGGSTHVLLFQPTVDLDFNLHGQKPGIDSSNIKVRDEIAVVK
- a CDS encoding AAA family ATPase, producing the protein MKKIPLILMLGPQASGKSSFIKMNNLQNYTISGDEIRIRLNGINSNNGHTQINFVPQTESIVWHIFYEELDTRLQNKLPTVIDNTNLAGHGFNPISDILKRVPVDYQVYVIDCFKPLLDSKDPFSEESLDHALKTLVQRNRDREYSVNMDIIKRFVGYYKDFKIPDKVKVISSADLQQAQDIIDMVLNYR